The following are from one region of the Maribacter aquivivus genome:
- a CDS encoding class I SAM-dependent methyltransferase: MKDFWNERYDEESYAYGSSPNEFFKQQLDKLNVGSILLPAEGEGRNAVYALSKGWEVLAFDFSESAMVKAKKLAATYNLNLDYQIIDALKFNATKKFDVIAFCYAHFPAAIRKKANQHLLKSLKPNGHIIFEAFSKNQLGKPSGGPKNIDMLYNINEIEDEFIGINFEILEEKEIELNEGLYHIGDASVIDFTGTKI; this comes from the coding sequence ATGAAAGATTTTTGGAATGAGCGTTATGACGAAGAAAGTTATGCTTATGGGAGCTCACCAAATGAATTCTTTAAACAACAATTAGATAAATTAAACGTAGGTTCTATTTTACTGCCTGCCGAAGGTGAAGGTAGAAATGCCGTCTATGCACTATCTAAAGGTTGGGAAGTATTGGCTTTCGACTTTAGTGAATCTGCAATGGTTAAAGCTAAAAAACTAGCTGCTACTTATAATTTGAACTTGGATTATCAAATAATTGATGCCCTTAAATTTAATGCTACTAAAAAGTTTGATGTAATCGCCTTCTGTTATGCGCATTTTCCTGCAGCTATTAGAAAGAAAGCAAACCAACATCTTTTAAAATCATTAAAACCAAACGGACATATCATTTTTGAGGCATTCTCTAAAAATCAACTTGGAAAACCTTCTGGCGGACCAAAAAATATAGACATGCTCTATAATATTAATGAAATTGAAGATGAGTTTATTGGAATAAATTTTGAAATTTTAGAAGAAAAGGAAATAGAATTGAACGAAGGACTTTACCATATTGGCGATGCTTCGGTTATTGATTTTACCGGTACTAAAATATAA